From one Pogoniulus pusillus isolate bPogPus1 chromosome 37, bPogPus1.pri, whole genome shotgun sequence genomic stretch:
- the GPR3 gene encoding G-protein coupled receptor 3 isoform X2, producing MMEEGPPNSSQGQQGRFLASNGTDSSLDLESVVRPLALNPWDVVLCISGTIISCENAIVVVVIFYTPAFRAPMFLLIGSLATADLLAGLGLILHFAFVYFIPSEAVSLLTVGLLVTSFTASVSSLLTITIDRYLSLCNALTYYSARTVTRTYVMLILTWGASICYGLLPVMGWNCLKEPSTCSIVKPLTKNHLIILSVSFFLVFAAMLQLYAQICRIVSRHAHQIAIQRHLLPSSHYVTTRKGIATLAVILGTFASCWLPFAVYCLLGDYSSPALYTYATLLPATYNSMLNPLIYAFRNQEIQKVLWAVCCGCFSPTLPFRSRSPSDV from the coding sequence ATGATGGAGGAAGGTCCCCCCAACTCCAGCCAGGGCCAGCAGGGCCGCTTCCTGGCCAGCAATGGCACCGACAGCTCCTTGGACCTGGAGTCCGTGGTGCGTCCTCTCGCCTTGAACCCGTGGGACGTTGTCCTCTGCATCTCCGGGACCATCATCTCCTGCGAGAATGCCATCGTGGTGGTGGTGATCTTCTACACCCCGGCGTTCCGGGCTCCCATGTTCCTCCTCATCGGCAGCTTGGCCACTGCCGACCTCCTGGCTGGTCTGGGGCTGATCCTGCACTTTGCCTTTGTCTACTTCATCCCGTCGGAGGCAGTCAGCCTGCTCACGGTGGGGCTCTTGGTCACCTCCTTCACCGCCAGCGTCAGCAGCCTGCTGACCATCACCATCGACCGCtacctgtccctctgcaacgcCCTCACCTACTACTCGGCGAGGACGGTCACCAGGACTTACGTCATGCTGATCCTCACCTGGGGAGCCTCCATCTGCTACGGGCTCCTGCCCGTCATGGGCTGGAACTGCCTGAAGGAGCCCTCCACCTGCAGCATCGTCAAGCCTCTGACGAAGAACCACCTCATCATCCTCTCCGTCTCCTTCTTCCTGGTGTTCGCGGCGATGCTGCAGCTCTACGCCCAGATCTGTAGGATCGTGTCCCGCCACGCCCACCAGATCGCCATCCAGAGacacctcctgcccagctcccactACGTCACCACCCGAAAAGGCATCGCCACCTTGGCCGTCATCCTGGGCACCTTCGCCTCGTGCTGGCTGCCCTTCGCCGTGTACTGCCTGCTGGGGGACTACAGCTCCCCCGCGCTCTACACCTACGCCACGCTGCTCCCCGCCACCTACAACTCCATGCTCAACCCTCTCATCTACGCCTTCAGGAACCAGGAGATCCAGAAGGTGCTGTGGGCTGTGTGCTGCGGCTGCTTCTCCCCCACTTTGCCCTTCCGCTCCCGCTCCCCCAGCGACGTCTGA
- the GPR3 gene encoding G-protein coupled receptor 3 isoform X1 — MDQPCRGEQAGGCGGCVRAVCPSPLITYLFYFACKRINPKVPCPEGASVPSTLLCPLCSGGRQNCHCLEAGRQLRSVSATMMEEGPPNSSQGQQGRFLASNGTDSSLDLESVVRPLALNPWDVVLCISGTIISCENAIVVVVIFYTPAFRAPMFLLIGSLATADLLAGLGLILHFAFVYFIPSEAVSLLTVGLLVTSFTASVSSLLTITIDRYLSLCNALTYYSARTVTRTYVMLILTWGASICYGLLPVMGWNCLKEPSTCSIVKPLTKNHLIILSVSFFLVFAAMLQLYAQICRIVSRHAHQIAIQRHLLPSSHYVTTRKGIATLAVILGTFASCWLPFAVYCLLGDYSSPALYTYATLLPATYNSMLNPLIYAFRNQEIQKVLWAVCCGCFSPTLPFRSRSPSDV, encoded by the exons CCGTGTGCCCCTCCCCGCTTATCACAtatttgttttactttgcttGCAAGAGAATCaaccccaaagtgccatgtccagagGGAGCCTcagtccccagcaccctgctctgccccctctgctctggggggaGGCAGAACTGTCACTGTctggaggcaggcagacagCTCAG GTCAGTCTCTGCCACCATGATGGAGGAAGGTCCCCCCAACTCCAGCCAGGGCCAGCAGGGCCGCTTCCTGGCCAGCAATGGCACCGACAGCTCCTTGGACCTGGAGTCCGTGGTGCGTCCTCTCGCCTTGAACCCGTGGGACGTTGTCCTCTGCATCTCCGGGACCATCATCTCCTGCGAGAATGCCATCGTGGTGGTGGTGATCTTCTACACCCCGGCGTTCCGGGCTCCCATGTTCCTCCTCATCGGCAGCTTGGCCACTGCCGACCTCCTGGCTGGTCTGGGGCTGATCCTGCACTTTGCCTTTGTCTACTTCATCCCGTCGGAGGCAGTCAGCCTGCTCACGGTGGGGCTCTTGGTCACCTCCTTCACCGCCAGCGTCAGCAGCCTGCTGACCATCACCATCGACCGCtacctgtccctctgcaacgcCCTCACCTACTACTCGGCGAGGACGGTCACCAGGACTTACGTCATGCTGATCCTCACCTGGGGAGCCTCCATCTGCTACGGGCTCCTGCCCGTCATGGGCTGGAACTGCCTGAAGGAGCCCTCCACCTGCAGCATCGTCAAGCCTCTGACGAAGAACCACCTCATCATCCTCTCCGTCTCCTTCTTCCTGGTGTTCGCGGCGATGCTGCAGCTCTACGCCCAGATCTGTAGGATCGTGTCCCGCCACGCCCACCAGATCGCCATCCAGAGacacctcctgcccagctcccactACGTCACCACCCGAAAAGGCATCGCCACCTTGGCCGTCATCCTGGGCACCTTCGCCTCGTGCTGGCTGCCCTTCGCCGTGTACTGCCTGCTGGGGGACTACAGCTCCCCCGCGCTCTACACCTACGCCACGCTGCTCCCCGCCACCTACAACTCCATGCTCAACCCTCTCATCTACGCCTTCAGGAACCAGGAGATCCAGAAGGTGCTGTGGGCTGTGTGCTGCGGCTGCTTCTCCCCCACTTTGCCCTTCCGCTCCCGCTCCCCCAGCGACGTCTGA